GCGGCTGGCGAACTACCATGCGGGCAGTTTCGCGACCGAAGTACTGTTCCAGGCTGCGCTGGTTAATAACGATGTTACCGCTACCCGGCTTAATGAAGACGCGTGCGGAAGAGCTTTTGCGGCGACCTGTGCCGTAGTATTGATTCTCTGCCATTGCCTATAATCCCGATTAAATGTCCAGAACTTGCGGTTGTTGTGCCGCATGGTTGTGCTCGTTACCTGCGTAAACTTTCAGTTTACGGTACATAGCACGGCCCAGCGGGCCCTTAGGCAGCATGCCTTTAACCGCGATCTCGATCACGCGCTCAGGGTGGCGAGCAATCATTTCTTCAAAGGTCGCTTCTTTGATACCACCGATGAAGCCAGTGTGGTGGTAGTACACCTTGTCAGAACGCTTGTTGCCGGTTACAGCAACTTTCTCTGCGTTCAGAACGATGATGTAATCACCGGTATCAACGTGCGGAGTGTATTCCGCTTTATGCTTGCCGCGCAGACGGCGGGCCAGTTCAGTAGCAAGACGGCCCAGCGTTTTGCCAGTTGCATCTACAACATACCAGTCACGCTTTACTGTTTCTGGCTTAGCTGAAAAAGTTTTCATTTAAATAACTTACCCAATCTAAAGTTACACGTTGGTGAACACCAATCGTCAAGAAACGTTATTGAGGCTCACACGACCAATCGAGTCCAGCAAACCTACCCCTTCGAGCAGTACATGCCGACACTATCAAGGTTCTGGGAAAAAAACCTTGTTGTAACGTGGGGTCGCAAGATTATAGAGAAGTCGCCCATAAAGATCGACCTGTTTTTACGCCGTTATGTGGATTTCTTCTCTCTTTCTCTTCTTCTTTCACTGTCTGATGTTCTTCCTTTATATAAGGAAAGAAAACAAGGAGAGAAAATGGAGAAAAACGCGAGAGCAAAAAAGAGAACGGCACCGATTGCTCGATGCCGCTTTATCAATTGCCCTGCTGTGTATCGCCGGGCACTTAGGGGTCTATCAGCCGCCGATAATGCCCATACTGATCAGCATTTCCCACCAGCCTAAGCCGACTGTCATGTGAACTGCCAGACTCAGGAAGGCAACGACGCCACCGATAATCCACCAGGAGCGAGTATCGTTGTAGCCCGCACCGAACACGATAGGAGCCGCAGCGCCTCCGTAATGGGTTAGGCTGCCGCCGTAGGAGTTAGAGAACAGCAGGCCCAGCGCCAGCAGCATCGGAGGAGCGCCTGCGACCATACCCACGGTTGCAAACACCGGAACCATAGCGGCCACATAAGCACCGCCGGAAGCGAACAGATAGCGGATCGCGACGCTGATAAACATGATGACAAACAGTGCCATCATTGCGTTATCACCGAAGGACAAGTTTTCGTTCATGACTGTCGCCAGCCATTCGAAGAACTTGGCCTTAGTCAGCACGCCTGACATACCGATGATGCCACCGTACCAAATCAGGGTGTTCCAGCCGCCCTTGTTCTTCAGGACGTCGTCCCAGGTCACTACGCCACACAGGATAGTCAGTGCCATTACGCAAATAGCTACGGTTGAAGCGTCAACGCCGATAAGACCTGAACACATCCAGCCCAGCAGAGCAAGAACGAACAGTCCCAGCAGCAGCTTCTCGCGCAGAGTCATTGGCCCAAGCAGTTCAAGCCCTTCTTTGGCAATCTTCTTGTTGTCGACTTTCTTCAGCTCAGGCGGATACATTTTGTAGATCATAAACGGTGTCAGGATCAACATGATCAGTCCAGGCACACAGGCAGCCAGCGCCCACTGACCCCAGCTCAGCTGGATGTTCAGAATCTTGGACATCATTTCCAACGCCAGTGCGTTAGGCGCCATCGCCGTCAGGAACATATAGCTGGTGGTTTTCGTCACCATATAAATGTTCACCATCAGATAGTGGCCGACCTTGCGGGGGCTTTCCTGTGGATCAGAACCTAAGGCAACGGAAACACTGTTGATGATAGGGAACACGATCCCACCGGCACGAGCCGTGTTGGACGGCGTTGCCGGAGCAATTAACAGATCCAGAATGGCCGTAACGTAGCCTAAGCCCAGCGTCGTTCCACCCAGTTTGCCGATCAGGATATAGGAAATACGCTTCCCCAACCCTGTTAGAACAAACGCAGAACTCAGCGTAAACGCCGCGAACACTAGCCAAGTGGTACCAGAAGAGTAGCCTTTTAGTACTTCACCAGCTTTAAGCCCCTTCTCACCGAACACGCCGATAACAACGGCCGTTGCGGCAATCGTTCCCAGCAGGATAACGGGCTCGGAATACGGCTTAAGCACCAAACCAACAATAGCGGCTAAATAGAGACCGAACAATATCCAGGCGAGATTCGATAATCCCGCTGGTGTCGGTATCAGAGCCACGATAATGGGAATGGCTATTAGCAATAATAGCTTCCACATTTTCTCTTTACTCATTACGGACATTCTCCTTGATAATAAAAAACAAACGGGCCCCCGTTTACAAAAAAGTAAACGTGAAATTTTTATTCATTATTTATAAAGTGGTGCTAATTATATTTCGTTATCTAACCGTTAATAAAAAATTAAAAATTAGAGGAATAGTATTTTGCCTCTATAATATTTTCATGATGCGCCATACTTAATGATAAATATGTGACAGAGGCTAAAGTTGGTATCATAAATTTAATGTTTTTAATTATTCTATTACCTCTTATTTTCTTTATAACGTTAATTAGCTCTATCGCTAAAAGTACCTAATGAAAAGGCGCCTGCAGAAACAGACGCCTCTACACTCGGCTTTTTAGCCTTTAGTGTAATAGTTCAAATAAACGGGTAAGAGCTGGACTTAACTAATATACTTCTACGTCGCCCTTCATTAAAATACGCGCTGTACGATATACAGTGCCATTTAATGCTGAAAACGTACCCTGATGATTTTCAACATTCGCACTTACAGAAAGAATCCCGCTACAGTGCCCAATATTTAATTCATCTTTATGATTAATTGAGCTGGTAATCTCATTAACCAACGTACCCTCTATTTTTGCCGCTACGCCAATACATACGCCGCCGGTAATTGCCAGTACGGGATGGAGTTTCCCCATAGACAGCATACGGGCCTGAATATCAATACTGTCCTGGCTGATCTGTTCGCCCGGTAGGCTAGTATAGCAAGCGGCTGGTGCGACAAAACAGAACTTCGGCACGGCTTGACTATTAACCCGAGCATCGTCCATGTCTTTAGCTAATCCAATAAGCACAGCGGCAGCTTCTCGAATAGAAAGCATACGTCTTAACAGCTCAGGATCGCTGTCAATTTGTGCCGGAAGCTCACCGCCGGTTAGGCCAAGATCAGCTGCTCGAACAAATACCAGAGGGTTTGCCGCATCCACGATGGAAACTTCTACGAGGCCATATCCGGGAACGTCAATGGTATCTTTTGCGTTGCCCGTTGGCAGCAGTTTACCGGTCACTGCACCACCGGGGGACAGGAAGTCCAGCTGAATACGCGCTCCTGTACCGGGTACACCCGAAATAGCAAACTCACCGTCATAAACCACTTTACCGTTCTTGACCGGCACATGTGAAACGATGGTTTTTTTAGTATTGGTGTTATAGATCCTGACCTGCGTTACGGGCTCAGAAATCTCATCCACCAGCCCTCGCTCAATGGCAAAAGGGCCTACAGCAGAGGAAATATTACCGCAGTTTCCCTTACGGTCTACGGCATTAGCGCCAGTCTCAACCTGACAAAATGTATAGTTAACGCCGTTTTTTTCTTCCGGCCGCTTACTGACGATCATGGCTTTGCTGGTTGTTGAGGTTCCACCGCCCATGCCGTTGATTTGACGACCAGAGGGATCGCTGCTGCCGTATATTTTACAAAGCCAGTCATTCTGAACGGCTACGTCAACAGGCAGATCGGCCTCGACAAAACACCCCGCCTTGCTGGTGCCTCCCCGCATCCAAAAGCAGGGGACGCTATGACTTTCCATACAAAAACCTCCAGTAACAATGATTATTCGTTGCCATTCTTTCCGTATGACTCAGGAAACTGAGCTAAAAACCAGGTCACAATAAGCAGATCCGCGCAGCCTCCCGGGCTGAGATTCCGTTCAATGCACTGGCTGTCAAACGCCTTGAGCCGGGTGATGTAGTCTGGCTGAGTAACGCCGCCGTCCGCTAAAAACCCGCGCGCCGTTTCCTGCATCCAGCGAAGCCCCTCTATGCCTCCGCGCGAGGCGACGTTGGTATCGCCATTGACCGCCATCAGGCTAAGCAGCGCCTGAAGCAGCGCACGCTGAGGATCGATATTCTGAGAAATAAGCTGCTGGTAGACAGGAAGTGATATTGTGAGCACTGACGTAAAACCCGATTCGGCTTCACCCCGAGCCCCGGTAAGGCCGTATTCTTGGTATAGCCGCTGGCCCGCAGTAAGAGAACGGTTATTTTGAGCAAGCTCACTAGCGACCATGCCCTGACACATGTCCGCCACTTCTTTACACAAATTACGCTGGGTAACGGCGCGCTGATTAGCCACCAGCCGCCCCATTGCAGTCGCCAGCAGACCAAGAGAGAAAATCGTGCCTTTATGGGTATTTACGCCGGATGTCGCCTTGTACATTGAAGACTCACAGGCCAGCCCTAGTGGGCGTATACCGGTAAGTACCTCACGGCTACTCTGCCTGTACGAACTCATGCCGTACTCCACAAAATAGGGGATCCATGCCCTGATGGCGTCGGCACTGCGGTAGAAGTCGGTAATCTCCATATCCTTATGGGCACCGCTGTTTCGCATGTCCACCAAACCAGGCTTCGGCGTCAGGTTAACTTCATTGAGCATGGCACTGTGCGCCAGATGGCTACAGCGAACCACCCAGGGAAGCCTATTAATTTCGAGGGCAGCGGGCCGTTGAATAGGGTCTGTTGATTTCAGCATCATGGGAGTAGTGCCTCCATGGCCTGATGCAGCTCAGAAAGCGAATGGGTTCGCTCACGAGCACAAAGGCGCGCATCTCGGGAACACACCAGACAGCTTCGAGGCGCCAGCCCAAACATCTGGCGAGACAGGATCCCCTCAGGGCCTATCACATCGATGTCCCAAAGGCGCCCTACTGCGCTTTGCTGTTCCAGCTCAACGCAGGCGCGCTTAACTTCTTCAGGCGAAAAATCAACTGCCAACAGCCCTTCTGGGCCGGTTGGCAGACAAAAAACCGCTTTATCTACTGTGCGCCAGCCTTTCTCCGCGAGTAGCGAGGCCAGCGACTGCCAGGCGATATTGAAAGCCCGGCGGGAAAGCAGAGTGTCTTTACACTCTCCCGGAACGACGATCGTCAAAGAAATGAGCGTTACTGCATAACGGCTCATCCACTCCTGCTGCCTCTCCTGACGCATATCCCTGCTAAGCAATACCTCCTCTAGAGAAACGCGGCGTTCTTCAACAAGCTCCGGGAGAATGTTCACTGTGTTTACTCTTTAATCTGTCTAACGACGTCAAGCACCGAACCGTCGCGATAGCGAACGACGGCTACGACTCTGTCGGTAAACTCAATCGGCTGAGGCTTACCGGTGATGAGCTCTGCGCGATCCCGCAGTTGTTCAATGGTCATCAGCGAAATCCCTGCCTGAGTCAAACGCTCGATCAGATCCTGACGCGCTGGGTTAACGGCAATACCGTGATCGGTGACCAGCACGTCTACGCTGGCTCCCGGTGTCACTGTCGTCAGCACTTTATCAACGACGCAAGGAATGCGACCGCGGACTAAAGGAACCGTCAGAATGGTTAAGTCAGCACCTGCCGCTGTATCGCTATGCCCGCCAGACGCGCCGCGCAGTATGCCGTTGGAGCCAGTCATTACGTTCACGTTAAAGTTCACGTCAATTTCCAACGCGCTCAGCATCACGACGTTCAGACGATCGCAGCTCGCCCCTTTTGACGTCGGGTTCGCGTACTGATCGGTAGAAATCTCAATATGATTTGGGTTTTGCGCCAAAGAGCGAGCCGCATCGCCGTCAAAAGACTGTGTATCAAGCAGCACTTTGATCAGGCCTTTTTCATGCAGATCGACCATGGTGCCGGTGATCCCACCGAGACCAAAGCCCGCCGTAATGCCGAGGCGACGCATTTTGTCTTCGAGGAAGCGGGTTACAGCCAAAGAAGCGCCGCCAGAACCGGTCTGTAGAGAAAAGCCGTCTTTAAAATAGCCAGAGTGTTCAACGACGCTTGCCGCCATACGGGCAATCAACAGTTCACGAGGGTTGCTGGTCAGGCGAAGCGCACCGGCGGTGATTTTTGCCGGATCGCCCACTTCTTCAACCTGAACAATCAGATCGACCTGATCCTGAGCAATACTCGCCGGGTAGTTAGGGTAGTCCACCCAGGCTTCTGTCAGCAGCACAACACAGTTAGCGTGAGCAGCATCCACCTGCGCATAGCCTAAAGAACCACAGCGGGACTTGCCGCTAAAGCCGTTGGCGTTGCCAAACTCGTCGCAGCACGGTACGCCCAGAAACGCGACGTCAATATTCAGCTCACCGCTTTCAATCAGGTGAACACGCCCACCGTGAGAGTGGATGTGTACGGGGTTTTCCATCAGGCCGGCTGAAATTTCTTCACCCAGCTTGCCGCGCAGGCCTGAAGTATAAATCTGGCTAACCACGCCGTTTTTAATATGCTCAATCAGCGGCCAGTGGGCGTCAATCAGCGAACTTGAAGCCAGAGTCAGGTTGCGAAAGCCCATTTCTGCCAGCTTCGCCACCACCATATTCACCACTTTGTCCCCACCGCGAAACGCGTGGTGAAAAGAAATGGTCATGCCGTCTTTCAGGCCTGAACGACGGATGGCGTCCTCCAGCGAATCACACACTTTACGGTGGCGTTTTTCCGATTCGTTTGCTAACCACGGGCTTTTTACTGCAATGCCGCTGTACGGCTGTAGTCCTTCCGGCATGACGTACTGTTGATTCAGCATCTCTACTGTCTCTTTCATTTCTCTTTCCTCTTAATCACGAATGCCGGAAGCGGATAGCGCCACAACTTTGCGGGCGTAATCGATGATTGGCCCGTCTATCATCTTGCCGTTGAGCGACACAACGCCTAGGCCCCGTGCTTCAGCGTCTTCTGCGGCGGCGATAACTTCATGGGCGTGCTCCACCTCTTTGCGCGTCGGCGCATAGGTTTGGTGCAGCAGCTCAATCTGACGCGGGTTAACCAGTGACTTTCCGTTAAAGCCCAGGCTCTTCGCCAAACTTGCCTCTTTCAGGAAGCCTTCTTCGTTATTAATGTCGGACCAAACCACGTCATAGGCAGCAATACCGGCAACGCGCGCCGCGTGCAGTACCGCACAGCGGGCATAGAACAGTTCAGTACCGTCACCGCGGCTGGTCCCCATGTCCATAACGTAGTCAAACGCCGCCAGCGCTATCGCGACCAGACGAGGGCTAGAGGTGGCAATTTCAATGGCGTTAACAACGCCCATTGCGGACTCAATGGCAGCCATCAGTTTGGTGCTGCCCACTTCGCGCCCGCACTCACGCTCAATACGCTCAACGTGCGCTTCCAGCTCTAAAACATCTTCTTTGCGGTCAGTTTTCGGCAGGCGAACCATCTTGACGCCCCCGCGCACTACCGCTTCAAGATCGGCAAGGCCGAAAGGCGTATTGAGCGGATTAATACGCACCACGGTTTCAATGTTCTGATACAGAGGATGTTGCAGAGCGTGGAACACCAGCAGGCGTGCGGAGTCTTTTTCACGCAGGGAAACGGCGTCTTCCAGATCGAACATGATGGAATCCGCTTCATATACAAAAGAGGTGCTCAACATAGCGGCGTTAGCGCCGGGAACAAACAGCATACTGCGGCGGGCGCGTTGTGATAGTTGCGGCTTCATTTCAAGGCCTCCCAAGGTAGCGTTTGGCAGTCACTGGCTCTAAGCAGTGACGCCTGTAAACGAGCCCGCAGCACGCACTCCAGCGCGCCCTTATCGTCAACGACAAGCTGAACGCCGGTAACGCCCATTCTGGACAGCGTGTCCATGACGGTTGCCCGAATAGCATCGCCAAACTGCTTCTCGACGCTGCTGTTCAACTGCAGGTCAATATCCGATCCTTCGATCGGGGCGACCCGCACCATGACATCGCTTGATTCAAGCGTGCCGGCTACGGCTTCTTTGATAATTTTCATAGTTCACCCATGGTAATAACGGAATCTTTAGTCGGAGCGTCCGTAGACGTCTGGCGAAGGAGCGGACTTTTTAGCAAATATTGATAGGTACACTCCGGCACCAGATGAGAAATGGTTTCCATCTGCCCTTTAGACAGTAAACGACGCACCCACGAGGCCGAAACGGCTGTTCCTTCGTGCTGAACACGCTCAATTTCAACCAGCTCAATCGGTGGGCAGGACAGCTCAGGCGTGTTGAGCCAGTAGCGCATATCGGCGTTGTATTTGCGGGTTACTTCGCAAAAAGGCTCAGTGCCCACAAAGCGATGCGTCACGCCCAGAGCTGGCGCGAGATATTGACGGAAAATTTTGAGGTCAATCTCGGTATAACAGTTATCAACAATGCCCTGCTCTTTAATGAAGTAGCAGGGGAAAGTGGCGCGAGAAATCATGTATTCCGAACCGGGATAAACCGTCAGGTTAGGAATATTGGCTGTTCCTTCCGTCACCAGCTTTAGGCGATCGACGTAGGGAAACGTTGACGTGTTCTCTTTCACCAAAAAGAGGTGCAGCCAGTCACACTGTGAAGCCGCCTGCTGAACAAGAAACTGATGCCCTAAAGTGAACGGATTTGCGTTCATGATAATGCAGCCAATTTTGTCGCCAGCCTGGCGGGACTTCGCTAGCTGCTCACCGTAACGCTTAAGACGACAGCTGCTGTTTTCCATAAGAACGACGGTGCCCGGCACTGAAGCAATAGGAAAAAAACCGCACTGTCGAAACAGCTCTTCGTTTTGCGTTTTGGTATAGATAAACAGGTGAGTATGGTGGCGCTCATAAGCCAAATTGACGAGCTCTGTCGCTAACGAAAGAGCGATCCCTTCACCGCGAAGATTTTCGCTTATTGCAACGCACTTTATAATGTTATCGGCAATTCCACCGCAGGCGATTATTTGAGAGCCGCGCGTAAGGGTAATAAACTCTTCAATGGAAGTATCAATATTCAAGTCGTTATGGCGAAGGAATTTTGCGATCTCCGCAACTTTTTTAAACTCCGACCGTTTTACTCGATTGAATATTGTTGAATTATACATAGTCCATTCTCTATAAATGCATTAATAAAACAACAAAGGACATAAGGGTGGGCGATTCAAAAGTCACCCGCCCCGATCATTAGTCAAAACGATAGCTCAGCGTCCTGCGCTGACAGGCCGCATAAATGAAAATATCTTTTTAATCATTAGAAATGTTAAGTTAATTGACTAATAATACAGCGATCTACATCATATTAATTCACCCTAATCAGTTAATTGATCTGCTTCACAGATAACTGAATAAATAGAAATAACTTAATGGTTTTTATTTGCTTAATTAATTAAATGCATTTTATAACCAAATTAATTATATTTAGCATTCTGGGACATCGTAAAAAATTAAATAATAGAAGTGAATGTTAAATGCACCTTAAACTAACCAAAGACACGATAAAGGGTATGCTAAGAAACATGTCATTCAAATGGCGCGTTTTTCTGCTGCTGCTCGTGGTCTTTACCCTGCTTTTTGGCGCACTGAACACTTTTATGGAGTACCAGCTAGATAACTATCTCACAGAGAAAGTCAGCGAGATCGCCATGAACCAGGCAAAAATTATTGCCTCTATGGACGACGTCATCGAAGGTGTCGAGCATCGCGACACGACCAAGCTGAAAAAGATTGCCGATCGGCTAAGTATGGAATCCAACTTCAGCTATCTGGTCATAGGCGATGAGCACTCTGTCAGGCTTTATCACCCTAATCCCGAAAAAATCGGCTACATCATGCAGTGGAACAAGCCGGGCGCGCTGGAGCGGGGGGAAAGTTACATCATTAGCAGTGAAGGATCCATGGGGCTGGCACTGAGAGCAAAAACGCCTATTTGGGATAAAAATAACAAAGTCATCGGCGTTATCTCCTTAGGCTATCTCAACAGCAAAATCGATATCTGGCGTTCAAACCAGCTGCTGCCCCTTACCAGCGCCCTGCTGATGATCCTGTTTGTACTGATTTTCCTTTCATGGCAGTTCTCCTCGCACATTAAGAAACAGATGATGGGCATGGAGCCTGCAGAAATAGCCCGCGTCCAGCGCCAACAGGACGCACTGTTCGACGCGGTGTTTGAAGGCCTCATAGCTGTCGATACCGAGGGAAAAATCACCGCCATCAACCAAAATGCACAAAAAATGCTAAGGCTGACCGGCGCGCCGAAACACCTTATCGGTCAGGGAATCAAAGCCCTGGTAACCCCTTCAGACTACTTGACTGAAAGCCACGGCAA
This DNA window, taken from Leminorella richardii, encodes the following:
- a CDS encoding 2-methylaconitate cis-trans isomerase PrpF family protein; translated protein: MESHSVPCFWMRGGTSKAGCFVEADLPVDVAVQNDWLCKIYGSSDPSGRQINGMGGGTSTTSKAMIVSKRPEEKNGVNYTFCQVETGANAVDRKGNCGNISSAVGPFAIERGLVDEISEPVTQVRIYNTNTKKTIVSHVPVKNGKVVYDGEFAISGVPGTGARIQLDFLSPGGAVTGKLLPTGNAKDTIDVPGYGLVEVSIVDAANPLVFVRAADLGLTGGELPAQIDSDPELLRRMLSIREAAAVLIGLAKDMDDARVNSQAVPKFCFVAPAACYTSLPGEQISQDSIDIQARMLSMGKLHPVLAITGGVCIGVAAKIEGTLVNEITSSINHKDELNIGHCSGILSVSANVENHQGTFSALNGTVYRTARILMKGDVEVY
- the citG gene encoding triphosphoribosyl-dephospho-CoA synthase CitG is translated as MMLKSTDPIQRPAALEINRLPWVVRCSHLAHSAMLNEVNLTPKPGLVDMRNSGAHKDMEITDFYRSADAIRAWIPYFVEYGMSSYRQSSREVLTGIRPLGLACESSMYKATSGVNTHKGTIFSLGLLATAMGRLVANQRAVTQRNLCKEVADMCQGMVASELAQNNRSLTAGQRLYQEYGLTGARGEAESGFTSVLTISLPVYQQLISQNIDPQRALLQALLSLMAVNGDTNVASRGGIEGLRWMQETARGFLADGGVTQPDYITRLKAFDSQCIERNLSPGGCADLLIVTWFLAQFPESYGKNGNE
- the rplM gene encoding 50S ribosomal protein L13 gives rise to the protein MKTFSAKPETVKRDWYVVDATGKTLGRLATELARRLRGKHKAEYTPHVDTGDYIIVLNAEKVAVTGNKRSDKVYYHHTGFIGGIKEATFEEMIARHPERVIEIAVKGMLPKGPLGRAMYRKLKVYAGNEHNHAAQQPQVLDI
- the citC gene encoding [citrate (pro-3S)-lyase] ligase, which produces MYNSTIFNRVKRSEFKKVAEIAKFLRHNDLNIDTSIEEFITLTRGSQIIACGGIADNIIKCVAISENLRGEGIALSLATELVNLAYERHHTHLFIYTKTQNEELFRQCGFFPIASVPGTVVLMENSSCRLKRYGEQLAKSRQAGDKIGCIIMNANPFTLGHQFLVQQAASQCDWLHLFLVKENTSTFPYVDRLKLVTEGTANIPNLTVYPGSEYMISRATFPCYFIKEQGIVDNCYTEIDLKIFRQYLAPALGVTHRFVGTEPFCEVTRKYNADMRYWLNTPELSCPPIELVEIERVQHEGTAVSASWVRRLLSKGQMETISHLVPECTYQYLLKSPLLRQTSTDAPTKDSVITMGEL
- a CDS encoding anion permease, coding for MSKEKMWKLLLLIAIPIIVALIPTPAGLSNLAWILFGLYLAAIVGLVLKPYSEPVILLGTIAATAVVIGVFGEKGLKAGEVLKGYSSGTTWLVFAAFTLSSAFVLTGLGKRISYILIGKLGGTTLGLGYVTAILDLLIAPATPSNTARAGGIVFPIINSVSVALGSDPQESPRKVGHYLMVNIYMVTKTTSYMFLTAMAPNALALEMMSKILNIQLSWGQWALAACVPGLIMLILTPFMIYKMYPPELKKVDNKKIAKEGLELLGPMTLREKLLLGLFVLALLGWMCSGLIGVDASTVAICVMALTILCGVVTWDDVLKNKGGWNTLIWYGGIIGMSGVLTKAKFFEWLATVMNENLSFGDNAMMALFVIMFISVAIRYLFASGGAYVAAMVPVFATVGMVAGAPPMLLALGLLFSNSYGGSLTHYGGAAAPIVFGAGYNDTRSWWIIGGVVAFLSLAVHMTVGLGWWEMLISMGIIGG
- the dpiB gene encoding sensor histidine kinase DpiB, which encodes MSFKWRVFLLLLVVFTLLFGALNTFMEYQLDNYLTEKVSEIAMNQAKIIASMDDVIEGVEHRDTTKLKKIADRLSMESNFSYLVIGDEHSVRLYHPNPEKIGYIMQWNKPGALERGESYIISSEGSMGLALRAKTPIWDKNNKVIGVISLGYLNSKIDIWRSNQLLPLTSALLMILFVLIFLSWQFSSHIKKQMMGMEPAEIARVQRQQDALFDAVFEGLIAVDTEGKITAINQNAQKMLRLTGAPKHLIGQGIKALVTPSDYLTESHGNNRIDDLLVLNGIKIIANRVGIWIDSQFQGWVISFRRQDEINMLSAQLSQVQQYVENLRTLRHEHLNWISTIGGLLQLKEYERALEMVKFESSNQQSLIDNISSMFKNRLIAGLLFGKYHRAKELGLEVNFVSGCSLSINPGPLAENELASILGNLLNNAFEATLKNPNSSKTIECYISDEGEELVIEISDQGSGIDPKIRDNIFTRGVSSKQSGDHGIGLYLVKTYIDQYQGTITIEDNDPYGTVFSIFIPKGTAKGN
- the citX gene encoding citrate lyase holo-[acyl-carrier protein] synthase, coding for MNILPELVEERRVSLEEVLLSRDMRQERQQEWMSRYAVTLISLTIVVPGECKDTLLSRRAFNIAWQSLASLLAEKGWRTVDKAVFCLPTGPEGLLAVDFSPEEVKRACVELEQQSAVGRLWDIDVIGPEGILSRQMFGLAPRSCLVCSRDARLCARERTHSLSELHQAMEALLP
- the citF gene encoding citrate lyase subunit alpha, which encodes MKETVEMLNQQYVMPEGLQPYSGIAVKSPWLANESEKRHRKVCDSLEDAIRRSGLKDGMTISFHHAFRGGDKVVNMVVAKLAEMGFRNLTLASSSLIDAHWPLIEHIKNGVVSQIYTSGLRGKLGEEISAGLMENPVHIHSHGGRVHLIESGELNIDVAFLGVPCCDEFGNANGFSGKSRCGSLGYAQVDAAHANCVVLLTEAWVDYPNYPASIAQDQVDLIVQVEEVGDPAKITAGALRLTSNPRELLIARMAASVVEHSGYFKDGFSLQTGSGGASLAVTRFLEDKMRRLGITAGFGLGGITGTMVDLHEKGLIKVLLDTQSFDGDAARSLAQNPNHIEISTDQYANPTSKGASCDRLNVVMLSALEIDVNFNVNVMTGSNGILRGASGGHSDTAAGADLTILTVPLVRGRIPCVVDKVLTTVTPGASVDVLVTDHGIAVNPARQDLIERLTQAGISLMTIEQLRDRAELITGKPQPIEFTDRVVAVVRYRDGSVLDVVRQIKE
- the citE gene encoding citrate (pro-3S)-lyase subunit beta, whose translation is MKPQLSQRARRSMLFVPGANAAMLSTSFVYEADSIMFDLEDAVSLREKDSARLLVFHALQHPLYQNIETVVRINPLNTPFGLADLEAVVRGGVKMVRLPKTDRKEDVLELEAHVERIERECGREVGSTKLMAAIESAMGVVNAIEIATSSPRLVAIALAAFDYVMDMGTSRGDGTELFYARCAVLHAARVAGIAAYDVVWSDINNEEGFLKEASLAKSLGFNGKSLVNPRQIELLHQTYAPTRKEVEHAHEVIAAAEDAEARGLGVVSLNGKMIDGPIIDYARKVVALSASGIRD
- the citD gene encoding citrate lyase acyl carrier protein, giving the protein MKIIKEAVAGTLESSDVMVRVAPIEGSDIDLQLNSSVEKQFGDAIRATVMDTLSRMGVTGVQLVVDDKGALECVLRARLQASLLRASDCQTLPWEALK